One window of Papaver somniferum cultivar HN1 chromosome 9, ASM357369v1, whole genome shotgun sequence genomic DNA carries:
- the LOC113308796 gene encoding protein PMR5-like, whose protein sequence is MSRDFVCVCFKIHGGGFCFLVVYFLMLLFETQIASSAIIYSMHHQKKSDSSHRSKTPVYFNQTGCDLYSGSWVKDDSLPVYKSSNCQMVDAQFDCQREGRPDSEYQRFQWKPNDCELPRFDGGLFLTRMRGKTLMFFGDSLGKNQWESLICMVLADVPYTQTQVIRRDPLLTFGFLDYGVTLLFYKAPYLVDIDAGQGKRILELDDISSNAEAWKGADVLVFNSGHWWIHAGRLQGWDYMESDGSLYREMDRLAAYEKGLRTWAKYVDNNIDRTKVTVIFQAISPTHYDPNEWSATPATKNCYRETVPVSGGLYSGAYPDQMNIVNAVLRDMRSPPYLLDITTLSQLRKDAHPSIYSGDIPQGQRGDPFRYSDCSHWCLPGLPDTWNQLLYTALFF, encoded by the exons ATGAGTAgagattttgtgtgtgtttgttTTAAAATTCATGGTGGTGGGTTTTGTTTCTTGGTTGTATATTTCTTAATGTTACTGTTTGAAACCCAGATAGCATCATCAGCTATAatctacagtatgcatcatcagaAGAAGAGTGATAGTAGTCATAGAAGTAAAACCCCAGTTTATTTCAATCAAACTGGTTGTGATTTGTATTCAGGGAGCTGGGTTAAAGATGATTCCTTACCGGTTTACAAATCATCAAATTGTCAAATGGTTGATGCTCAATTCGATTGTCAAAGGGAAGGTAGACCTGATTCTGAGTACCAGAGGTTTCAATGGAAGCCTAATGATTGTGAGCTCCCAAGGTTTGATGGGGGTTTGTTTTTGACAAGGATGAGAGGCAAAACATTGATGTTTTTTGGTGATTCTCTGGGGAAGAATCAATGGGAGTCTTTGATTTGTATGGTTTTAGCTGATGTTCCTTATACTCAAACACAAGTTATCAGAAGAGATCCTCTTTTAACTTTTGGCTTCTTG GATTATGGAGTGACATTGCTATTCTATAAGGCTCCGTATTTGGTGGATATCGACGCCGGACAAGGGAAGCGAATACTCGAATTAGATGATATTTCCAGTAATGCTGAAGCTTGGAAAGGGGCAGATGTTTTGGTGTTCAATTCAGGGCATTGgtggattcatgccggaaggcTTCAAGG GTGGGATTATATGGAATCAGATGGATCATTATACAGAGAAATGGATCGTTTAGCTGCATATGAGAAAGGACTAAGAACATGGGCAAAATATGTCGACAATAACATTGATAGAACAAAAGTCACTGTTATTTTTCAAGCCATTTCTCCTACTCACTACGA TCCCAACGAATGGAGTGCTACTCCTGCGACGAAGAATTGTTACCGTGAAACAGTGCCAGTCAGTGGAGGGTTATATTCCGGTGCCTATCCGGATCAAATGAATATAGTTAATGCTGTTCTGAGAGACATGAGATCTCCACCATACCTGCTAGACATTACAACCCTGTCGCAACTGAGAAAAGACGCGCATCCTTCGATTTATAGTGGAGATATTCCTCAAGGCCAAAGAGGAGATCCATTTCGGTACTCGGATTGTAGTCATTGGTGTTTGCCTGGACTACCAGATACTTGGAACCAGTTATTATACACTGCATTGTTCTTCTAA